A stretch of DNA from Bradyrhizobium algeriense:
CCGTCGGACATTCCAAAGCCCACCGATCCCAGGCTCGGCATGAACGGCAAATGGACCACGCGGCCGATCGTAGGCCACATGGGTGCGCTCGGGCCGCGGCGGCTGTGGATGAGCGAGGTGCGCGAACTCGTCGAGGGCGTGCCGATGTCGCCCTTCGTGCATGTCGCCACCGGCGCCGACTTCGCCAGCCCGTTCGCCAATGCCGGCGACCAGGGCCTCGGCTACATCAACAGCGACGTCACGCTCCATCTGCATCGCTTGCCCGTCACGCCATGGGTCGGCTTCGAGGTCGTCAACCACCACGCCACCGACGGCATCGCAATCGGCGAATGCTGGCTCTATGACGAGCAGGGTCCGATCGGGACGTCCACGGTCGCGGCGCTCGCGCAGCGCAAGCCGACGACCAACGTGCCGCCGCCGTAGTTGCCGCAGCCGTCATTGCCTGCGACAAACGCGAAGCGTTTGCGCAAGGGAGCGTAGCGACGAAGCAATTCACTCTTCCTTTGTGGCGCTATGGATTGCTTCGCTTCGCTCGCAATGACGTGGAGAGACCGTCACTTACGCCAAATGCCGCTTCATCTCCGGCCGCGCCTTCAGCGCGGCGCCTTGCTTGGCAACGATCTTGACGATGCGCTCCGGCGCAAACTTGATGTCGACAAAGGCCGGCGCGGTGTTGGCGACCTCGTGGTACTCTGCGATCTTGCCATCGCACAGCCGCATGATGGCCACGCCCTCGAACATTGCCCGCGCCCCCTCGGCTTCCGGCAGCGTCGAGCGGTAGCTGAAGGTGTAGCGCGCATACAGCGTCCGTCCGTCGCTGACGGGATCGTGCATGTCCCAGCGAAAATCGGTGGCCGTGCGATAGAACCAGTCGTCGATCATCCCTGCGATTTTCGCGCGGCCTTCGAACGCGCCGTAAAACACGTCGTGATAGACGCCGTCTTCGGTGAACAGTTCCGCGAACGCCTTGCCGTTGCGCTGCTCGACGGCGTCGCAGAAGGCGCGGAGCATGGTGGATGCGTTCATGGCGTTGTCTCCCCGCTCGCTTTTTCTTCCCCTCTCCCCTTGTGGGAGAGGGTGGATCGAATGAGCGTCAGCTCATTCGAGACGGGTGAGGGGTCTGTCTCCGCGGATAGAGACCCCTCATCCGCCTTCGCTATCGCGAAGGCACCTTCTCCCACAAGGGGAGAAGGAAGGAAGAGAAAAACTCACCCCATCTCCGCCACCGCCGCCATGATCCGTGCGATGTCCTGCGGGCGCGACAGGCGGTGGTCGCCGTCCTGGATCATGGTCAGTACCACGTCCTCCGCCGGCAGCCGGTGCGCCAGCGCGAAGGCGTGCTGCCAGGGCACATCAGGATCCTGCGCGCCCTGCAGGATGCGCACCGGGCATCCGACCTCGATGGCGCTGCCGAGCAGCAGATGGTTGCGGCCCTCCTCGATCAGCGCGCGCGTGATCGGATAGGGCGCGCCGTCGCCATACTCCGACGGCCGCATCCACACGCCCTTGGTGCTGATCTCCTCGCGAACCTCGTCAGAGAAAGCGTTCCACATCAATTGCTCGGTGAAATCAGGCGCCGGCGCAATCAGTACCAGCCCGGCGAGCGTCGCCTGCTTCGCCTCGCGGCTTGCGATGGCGCGCGCCAGCAGCAGCGCCATCCAGCCGCCCATCGACGAACCGATCACGACCTGCGGCCCCCGGCAGAACTGCTCGAACACGGCGATGGCCTCTTCCAGCCAGCGGCCGATGGTGCCGTCGATGAAAGCGCCGCCCGATTCGCCATGGCCGGAATAATCGAACCTGATACAGGCGCGGCCATGTTCCGCGGCCCAGGCGTCCAGCGCCAGCGCCTTGGTGCCCCTCATGTCGGAATTGAAGCCGCCCAGCCAGAACAGCCCGGGCCCGCCGCCGTCACGGGCGCGCACCGCGATCCGGCGCTGGCCAGCGCCCTCTCCCACCTCGATAAAGGTCGGTTCCTGGTCGATTGGTGCTGAATTGGTCATGGATCTGTCACTCTCGCCCCGTTGCTTTGTCCGTGAGCGCACTTCATCGGTCAAGCACGACCGCCCGGCGCTTGCGGATCGGCCCGCCGCGCTATATTTGCCGCACGTGACCGAAATGCCTCGCATTTGACGGTTTTCGGGCGCAGAGCGTGAGTTCGCTTGCTGTTATCAGCGTATTGCTTCAAACTACGGCCCTTCCTTTCACAACTTTGGAGAGTTACCCATTCGCCGTCCCAACAGAGCCCCGCCCGCTGCAACCAAAGACGGGCCGCGCACCAATGATGATATCCGCAACGCGCAGATCCAGCTGATCGATCAGACCGGCCTCAACCACGGAACAGTCGAGACCGTGGTCGCCATCAAGATGGCCCTCGAGGCGGGCATGGATCTCGTCGAGATTTCGCCGAACAACAATCCTCCCGTTTGCAAGATTATGGACTACGGGAAGTTCAAGTATTCGGCACAGAAGAAAGCTGCCGAGGCCCGCAAGAAGCAGAAGATCGTCGAGATCAAGGAGATCAAGCTGCGGCCGATGATCGACGATCACGATTACGACGTGAAGATGCGCGCGATGCAGCGGTTCTTCGAGGAAGGCGACAAGGTCAAGATCACCTTGCGCTACCGTGGCCGTGAAATGGCGCACCAGGAGATCGGCACCAAGCTTCTGGACAAGGTGAAGGCCGATGTCGCCGAGTTCGCCAAGGTCGAGCAGGATGCACGTTTCGAAGGACGCCAGGTCGTGATGGTGCTGGCGCCGCGCTGATTTGAATTCAGGATCGGACGATATGAAACGGCCCGTCAGATATCCGACGGGCCGATTTCGTTGTTTGAAAAGTCAGCCGCGCGTAGCCTGCCAGGTACCGTTACAATAGTCACCGGTGATGATGCCGCGCCACCAGCCCGCACCGTAGCTGCCTACAAGCCGGCCGCCGCCGCTGGCGTGGGACGCGCCGACCGAAACCCTGACCGCAACAACGCCCGCGCGACTAACTGATCCCGAAACCCTGCCGCCGCCGGCCGATGAAACCCGGCTGCCGATGACAGTGAAGGGAACACTGTAGCCTGAACTGCAATTGCCCCGCGTGGTGGCGAAGACTACGTTCCAGGTTCCGTCATAGGCTCGGATTGCCCTGGC
This window harbors:
- a CDS encoding acyl-CoA thioesterase domain-containing protein yields the protein MTKNQPFFTHDRVNDSFMPTPVANGAWDPNSLHGRVVVGLLAHVIEQRHGSDDFVPARLTVDMFRLPNITTPIEVTTRLIRDGMRIRVVEAEFISGGTRMARASCQLLRKTENAPGNVWSPPNWDAPKPSDIPKPTDPRLGMNGKWTTRPIVGHMGALGPRRLWMSEVRELVEGVPMSPFVHVATGADFASPFANAGDQGLGYINSDVTLHLHRLPVTPWVGFEVVNHHATDGIAIGECWLYDEQGPIGTSTVAALAQRKPTTNVPPP
- a CDS encoding nuclear transport factor 2 family protein; protein product: MNASTMLRAFCDAVEQRNGKAFAELFTEDGVYHDVFYGAFEGRAKIAGMIDDWFYRTATDFRWDMHDPVSDGRTLYARYTFSYRSTLPEAEGARAMFEGVAIMRLCDGKIAEYHEVANTAPAFVDIKFAPERIVKIVAKQGAALKARPEMKRHLA
- a CDS encoding alpha/beta hydrolase, which produces MTNSAPIDQEPTFIEVGEGAGQRRIAVRARDGGGPGLFWLGGFNSDMRGTKALALDAWAAEHGRACIRFDYSGHGESGGAFIDGTIGRWLEEAIAVFEQFCRGPQVVIGSSMGGWMALLLARAIASREAKQATLAGLVLIAPAPDFTEQLMWNAFSDEVREEISTKGVWMRPSEYGDGAPYPITRALIEEGRNHLLLGSAIEVGCPVRILQGAQDPDVPWQHAFALAHRLPAEDVVLTMIQDGDHRLSRPQDIARIMAAVAEMG
- the infC gene encoding translation initiation factor IF-3 codes for the protein MRRPNRAPPAATKDGPRTNDDIRNAQIQLIDQTGLNHGTVETVVAIKMALEAGMDLVEISPNNNPPVCKIMDYGKFKYSAQKKAAEARKKQKIVEIKEIKLRPMIDDHDYDVKMRAMQRFFEEGDKVKITLRYRGREMAHQEIGTKLLDKVKADVAEFAKVEQDARFEGRQVVMVLAPR